The Vidua macroura isolate BioBank_ID:100142 chromosome 4, ASM2450914v1, whole genome shotgun sequence genome window below encodes:
- the FABP1 gene encoding fatty acid-binding protein, liver, which produces MSFTGKYELQYQENFEPFMRALGLPEDQIQKGKDLKSISEIVQDGKKFTITVTTGSKVVKNQFTIGEESEIEMLNGEKAKVVVQMEGNNKLVTQVKGMKSVTELNGDTITYTMTMGDLTLKRVSKRV; this is translated from the exons ATGAGCTTCACTGGAAAATACGAGCTCCAGTACCAGGAAAACTTTGAGCCCTTTATGAGAGCCCTCG GGCTCCCTGAGGACCAGATCCAGAAGGGCAAGGACCTCAAGAGCATCTCAGAAATTGTGCAGGATGGGAAAAAGTTCACGATTACTGTGACCACTGGCTCCAAAGTGGTGAAAAACCAGTTCACCATTGGGGAGGAGAGTGAGATAGAGATGCTGAATGGAGAGAAAGCAAAG GTTGTTGTGCAGATGGAGGGTAACAACAAACTGGTCACACAGGTGAAAGGGATGAAATCCGTCACAGAGCTCAACGGAGACACCATCACCTAC aCAATGACCATGGGTGACCTCACCTTGAAGAGAGTCAGCAAGAGAGTCTAG
- the SMYD1 gene encoding histone-lysine N-methyltransferase SMYD1 isoform X1 has product MTKGGMESVELFTTEGKGRGLKAQKEFLAGDVIFAEPAYAAVVFDSLTHVICHTCFKRQERLHRCGQCKFAHYCDRTCQRAAWLNHKNECSAIKRHGKAPTENIRLAARILWKMEREGSGLSEGCLVAIEELQNHVDSFGEEEKKELRADVESFLEFWPPQCQQFGMQLISHIFGVISCNGFTLSDQRGLQAVGVGIFPNLCQANHDCWPNCTVVFNNGNHEAVRSMFHTQMRIELRALNKISPGDELTVSYVDFLSLSEERQKQLKKQYYFDCTCEHCKKQLKDDLMLAVKAGESKPSADTVKEVIQLSKDTLEKINKARMEGHYHEVVKLCRDCLKKQEPVLGDTNIYLLRILSIASEVLSYLQMFEEAADYAKRMVDGYLKIYHPNNAQLGMAVMRAGVTHWHAGLIEAGHGLICKAYAILLITHGPSHPITKDLEVMRVQTEMELRMFQQNEFMYYKMREAALKNQKIQVMPEPSNETTPSLFHKKE; this is encoded by the exons ATGACCAAAGGAGGAATGGAGTCCGTGGAATTGTTCACAACTGAAGGCAAAGGCAGGGGTTTGAAAGCCcagaaggaattcttggctggGGATGTCATCTTTGCAGAGCCAGCCTACGCAGCCGTGGTTTTTGACAG CCTGACACACGTCATCTGTCACACCTGCTTCAAGCGGCAGGAGAGGCTGCACCGCTGCGGGCAGTGCAAGTTTGCCCACTACTGCGACAGGACCTGCCAGAGAGCAGCCTGGCTCAACCACAAAAACGAGTGCTCTGCCATCAAGAGGCACGGCAAGGCACCCACAGAAAACATCAG gctggctgcCCGCATCCTGTGGAAGATGGAGCGGGAGGGCAGCGGGCTGTCCGAGGGCTGCCTGGTGGCCATCGAGGAGCTGCAGAACCACGTGGACAGCtttggagaggaggagaagaaggagctGCGCGCCGACGTGGAGAGTTTCCTGGAGTTCTggccaccccagtgccagcagtTCGGGATGCAGCTCATCTCCCACATATTCGGGGTG ATCAGCTGCAATGGCTTTACCCTCAGTGACCAAAGAGGACTGCAGGCTGTTGGTGTGGGAATCTTCCCCAACCTCTGCCAGGCCAACCACGACTGCTGGCCCAACTGCACTGTCGTCTTCAACAACGGCAA tCATGAGGCTGTAAGATCAATGTTCCACACACAGATGAG GATCGAGCTGAGGGCCCTGAACAAGATTTCCCCGGGGGATGAGCTGACTGTTTCCTACGTGGATTTCCTCAGCCTGAGCGAGGAGCGGcagaagcagctgaagaagCAATATTACTTTGACTGCACGTGCGAGCACTGCAAGAAACAGCTCAAGGATGACCTGATGCTGGCAGTGAAGGCAGGGGAAAGCAAG CCCTCTGCAGACACAGTGAAGGAGGTGATCCAGCTCTCCAAGGACACCCTGGAGAAGATCAACAAGGCCCGCATGGAGGGACATTACCATGAG GTTGTGAAGCTGTGCCGTGACTGCCTGAAGAAAcaggagcctgtgctggggGACACGAACATCTACCTGCTGAGGATCCTCAGCATTGCCTCCGAGGTGCTCTCCTACCTCCAGATGTTTGAGGAAGCAGCTGACTATGCCAAGAGGATGGTGGATGGCTACCT gaaaatttaCCATCCCAACAACGCGCAGCTGGGGATGGCCGTGATGCGGGCGGGAGTGACTCACTGGCACGCTGGCCTCATTGAAGCTGGCCATGGCTTGATCTGCAAAGCCTATGCCATTCTCCTGATAACCCATGGACCTTCCCACCCAATTACCAAAGACCTGGAG GTCATGCGTGTCCAGACGGAGATGGAGCTGCGCATGTTCCAGCAGAACGAGTTCATGTATTACAAGATGAGGGAAGCTGCCCTCAAGAACCAGAAGATCCAAGTCATGCCTGAACCCAGCAATGAGACCACACCAAGCCTCTTCCACAAAAAGGAATAA
- the SMYD1 gene encoding histone-lysine N-methyltransferase SMYD1 isoform X3 has translation MESVELFTTEGKGRGLKAQKEFLAGDVIFAEPAYAAVVFDSLTHVICHTCFKRQERLHRCGQCKFAHYCDRTCQRAAWLNHKNECSAIKRHGKAPTENIRLAARILWKMEREGSGLSEGCLVAIEELQNHVDSFGEEEKKELRADVESFLEFWPPQCQQFGMQLISHIFGVISCNGFTLSDQRGLQAVGVGIFPNLCQANHDCWPNCTVVFNNGNHEAVRSMFHTQMSLSEERQKQLKKQYYFDCTCEHCKKQLKDDLMLAVKAGESKPSADTVKEVIQLSKDTLEKINKARMEGHYHEVVKLCRDCLKKQEPVLGDTNIYLLRILSIASEVLSYLQMFEEAADYAKRMVDGYLKIYHPNNAQLGMAVMRAGVTHWHAGLIEAGHGLICKAYAILLITHGPSHPITKDLEVMRVQTEMELRMFQQNEFMYYKMREAALKNQKIQVMPEPSNETTPSLFHKKE, from the exons ATGGAGTCCGTGGAATTGTTCACAACTGAAGGCAAAGGCAGGGGTTTGAAAGCCcagaaggaattcttggctggGGATGTCATCTTTGCAGAGCCAGCCTACGCAGCCGTGGTTTTTGACAG CCTGACACACGTCATCTGTCACACCTGCTTCAAGCGGCAGGAGAGGCTGCACCGCTGCGGGCAGTGCAAGTTTGCCCACTACTGCGACAGGACCTGCCAGAGAGCAGCCTGGCTCAACCACAAAAACGAGTGCTCTGCCATCAAGAGGCACGGCAAGGCACCCACAGAAAACATCAG gctggctgcCCGCATCCTGTGGAAGATGGAGCGGGAGGGCAGCGGGCTGTCCGAGGGCTGCCTGGTGGCCATCGAGGAGCTGCAGAACCACGTGGACAGCtttggagaggaggagaagaaggagctGCGCGCCGACGTGGAGAGTTTCCTGGAGTTCTggccaccccagtgccagcagtTCGGGATGCAGCTCATCTCCCACATATTCGGGGTG ATCAGCTGCAATGGCTTTACCCTCAGTGACCAAAGAGGACTGCAGGCTGTTGGTGTGGGAATCTTCCCCAACCTCTGCCAGGCCAACCACGACTGCTGGCCCAACTGCACTGTCGTCTTCAACAACGGCAA tCATGAGGCTGTAAGATCAATGTTCCACACACAGATGAG CCTGAGCGAGGAGCGGcagaagcagctgaagaagCAATATTACTTTGACTGCACGTGCGAGCACTGCAAGAAACAGCTCAAGGATGACCTGATGCTGGCAGTGAAGGCAGGGGAAAGCAAG CCCTCTGCAGACACAGTGAAGGAGGTGATCCAGCTCTCCAAGGACACCCTGGAGAAGATCAACAAGGCCCGCATGGAGGGACATTACCATGAG GTTGTGAAGCTGTGCCGTGACTGCCTGAAGAAAcaggagcctgtgctggggGACACGAACATCTACCTGCTGAGGATCCTCAGCATTGCCTCCGAGGTGCTCTCCTACCTCCAGATGTTTGAGGAAGCAGCTGACTATGCCAAGAGGATGGTGGATGGCTACCT gaaaatttaCCATCCCAACAACGCGCAGCTGGGGATGGCCGTGATGCGGGCGGGAGTGACTCACTGGCACGCTGGCCTCATTGAAGCTGGCCATGGCTTGATCTGCAAAGCCTATGCCATTCTCCTGATAACCCATGGACCTTCCCACCCAATTACCAAAGACCTGGAG GTCATGCGTGTCCAGACGGAGATGGAGCTGCGCATGTTCCAGCAGAACGAGTTCATGTATTACAAGATGAGGGAAGCTGCCCTCAAGAACCAGAAGATCCAAGTCATGCCTGAACCCAGCAATGAGACCACACCAAGCCTCTTCCACAAAAAGGAATAA
- the SMYD1 gene encoding histone-lysine N-methyltransferase SMYD1 isoform X2: MTKGGMESVELFTTEGKGRGLKAQKEFLAGDVIFAEPAYAAVVFDSLTHVICHTCFKRQERLHRCGQCKFAHYCDRTCQRAAWLNHKNECSAIKRHGKAPTENIRLAARILWKMEREGSGLSEGCLVAIEELQNHVDSFGEEEKKELRADVESFLEFWPPQCQQFGMQLISHIFGVISCNGFTLSDQRGLQAVGVGIFPNLCQANHDCWPNCTVVFNNGKIELRALNKISPGDELTVSYVDFLSLSEERQKQLKKQYYFDCTCEHCKKQLKDDLMLAVKAGESKPSADTVKEVIQLSKDTLEKINKARMEGHYHEVVKLCRDCLKKQEPVLGDTNIYLLRILSIASEVLSYLQMFEEAADYAKRMVDGYLKIYHPNNAQLGMAVMRAGVTHWHAGLIEAGHGLICKAYAILLITHGPSHPITKDLEVMRVQTEMELRMFQQNEFMYYKMREAALKNQKIQVMPEPSNETTPSLFHKKE; this comes from the exons ATGACCAAAGGAGGAATGGAGTCCGTGGAATTGTTCACAACTGAAGGCAAAGGCAGGGGTTTGAAAGCCcagaaggaattcttggctggGGATGTCATCTTTGCAGAGCCAGCCTACGCAGCCGTGGTTTTTGACAG CCTGACACACGTCATCTGTCACACCTGCTTCAAGCGGCAGGAGAGGCTGCACCGCTGCGGGCAGTGCAAGTTTGCCCACTACTGCGACAGGACCTGCCAGAGAGCAGCCTGGCTCAACCACAAAAACGAGTGCTCTGCCATCAAGAGGCACGGCAAGGCACCCACAGAAAACATCAG gctggctgcCCGCATCCTGTGGAAGATGGAGCGGGAGGGCAGCGGGCTGTCCGAGGGCTGCCTGGTGGCCATCGAGGAGCTGCAGAACCACGTGGACAGCtttggagaggaggagaagaaggagctGCGCGCCGACGTGGAGAGTTTCCTGGAGTTCTggccaccccagtgccagcagtTCGGGATGCAGCTCATCTCCCACATATTCGGGGTG ATCAGCTGCAATGGCTTTACCCTCAGTGACCAAAGAGGACTGCAGGCTGTTGGTGTGGGAATCTTCCCCAACCTCTGCCAGGCCAACCACGACTGCTGGCCCAACTGCACTGTCGTCTTCAACAACGGCAA GATCGAGCTGAGGGCCCTGAACAAGATTTCCCCGGGGGATGAGCTGACTGTTTCCTACGTGGATTTCCTCAGCCTGAGCGAGGAGCGGcagaagcagctgaagaagCAATATTACTTTGACTGCACGTGCGAGCACTGCAAGAAACAGCTCAAGGATGACCTGATGCTGGCAGTGAAGGCAGGGGAAAGCAAG CCCTCTGCAGACACAGTGAAGGAGGTGATCCAGCTCTCCAAGGACACCCTGGAGAAGATCAACAAGGCCCGCATGGAGGGACATTACCATGAG GTTGTGAAGCTGTGCCGTGACTGCCTGAAGAAAcaggagcctgtgctggggGACACGAACATCTACCTGCTGAGGATCCTCAGCATTGCCTCCGAGGTGCTCTCCTACCTCCAGATGTTTGAGGAAGCAGCTGACTATGCCAAGAGGATGGTGGATGGCTACCT gaaaatttaCCATCCCAACAACGCGCAGCTGGGGATGGCCGTGATGCGGGCGGGAGTGACTCACTGGCACGCTGGCCTCATTGAAGCTGGCCATGGCTTGATCTGCAAAGCCTATGCCATTCTCCTGATAACCCATGGACCTTCCCACCCAATTACCAAAGACCTGGAG GTCATGCGTGTCCAGACGGAGATGGAGCTGCGCATGTTCCAGCAGAACGAGTTCATGTATTACAAGATGAGGGAAGCTGCCCTCAAGAACCAGAAGATCCAAGTCATGCCTGAACCCAGCAATGAGACCACACCAAGCCTCTTCCACAAAAAGGAATAA